The Tenrec ecaudatus isolate mTenEca1 chromosome 7, mTenEca1.hap1, whole genome shotgun sequence genome window below encodes:
- the CCDC28A gene encoding coiled-coil domain-containing protein 28A isoform X1, which translates to MEERKMKRRSPKSFNAHSTQVVNAKKNALPVSKSMGFSNPATQSTSQRPKLKRVMKEKSKPQAGEGKGVPSAPIQHSFLTDVSDVQEMERGLLSLLNDFHSGKLQAFGNECSIEQMEHVRGMQEKLARLNLELYGELEELPEEKRKAASDANLDRLLSDLEELNSSIPDRNSTWQMHKMFPMLLPAKKEHRLLACDLKKSSVLYFSSGCQ; encoded by the exons ATGGAAGAGCGGAAAATGAAGAGGAGGAGTCCAAAGTCTTTCAATGCCCACTCTACTCAGGTGGTTAATGCCAAAAAAAATGCCCTTCCAGTTAGCAAAAGCATGGGGTTTTCAAACCCAGCAACACAGTCAACATCACAGCGACCAAAGTTAAAAAG AGTGATGAAGGAAAAGAGCAAACCCCAGGCTGGAGAAGGAAAAGGCGTCCCGTCAGCTCCGATTCAGCACTCCTTCCTCACCGACGTCTCCGATGTGCAAGAGATGGAGAGAGGCCTCCTCAGTCTTTTGAATGATTTTCATTCTGGAAAACTTCAAGCATTTG GAAATGAATGTTCCATTGAACAGATGGAACATGTCCGGGGCATGCAAGAGAAATTAGCTCGCCTGAACTTGGAGCTCTATGGGGAGTTGGAGGAGCTTcctgaggaaaagagaaaagcaGCCAGTGACGCCAATCTGGACAGGCTGCTGTCCGAT TTAGAAGAATTGAATTCTTCCAT TCCAGACAGAAACTCCACTTGGCAGATGCACAAGATGTTCCCAATGCTTCTGCCCGCTAAAAAGGAACACCGCCTGCTTGCTTGTGATTTGAAGAAAAGCAGTGTTCTTTACTTTTCCAGTGGATGCCAGTAG
- the CCDC28A gene encoding coiled-coil domain-containing protein 28A isoform X2: MEERKMKRRSPKSFNAHSTQVVNAKKNALPVSKSMGFSNPATQSTSQRPKLKRVMKEKSKPQAGEGKGVPSAPIQHSFLTDVSDVQEMERGLLSLLNDFHSGKLQAFGNECSIEQMEHVRGMQEKLARLNLELYGELEELPEEKRKAASDANLDRLLSDLEELNSSIQKLHLADAQDVPNASAR; encoded by the exons ATGGAAGAGCGGAAAATGAAGAGGAGGAGTCCAAAGTCTTTCAATGCCCACTCTACTCAGGTGGTTAATGCCAAAAAAAATGCCCTTCCAGTTAGCAAAAGCATGGGGTTTTCAAACCCAGCAACACAGTCAACATCACAGCGACCAAAGTTAAAAAG AGTGATGAAGGAAAAGAGCAAACCCCAGGCTGGAGAAGGAAAAGGCGTCCCGTCAGCTCCGATTCAGCACTCCTTCCTCACCGACGTCTCCGATGTGCAAGAGATGGAGAGAGGCCTCCTCAGTCTTTTGAATGATTTTCATTCTGGAAAACTTCAAGCATTTG GAAATGAATGTTCCATTGAACAGATGGAACATGTCCGGGGCATGCAAGAGAAATTAGCTCGCCTGAACTTGGAGCTCTATGGGGAGTTGGAGGAGCTTcctgaggaaaagagaaaagcaGCCAGTGACGCCAATCTGGACAGGCTGCTGTCCGAT TTAGAAGAATTGAATTCTTCCAT ACAGAAACTCCACTTGGCAGATGCACAAGATGTTCCCAATGCTTCTGCCCGCTAA